In Streptomyces hawaiiensis, one genomic interval encodes:
- the drmD gene encoding DISARM system SNF2-like helicase DrmD, producing the protein MTPAAQRETERTGAQPLPEEGNLVEVRGQSWVVARVEPSPAAPDGEENRRPATLVHLQSVADGRFGDTLSVIWEVEPGRRVLPAGSLPDASTGSYDSPNRLAAFLDAVRWSAVASADGRTLQAPFRSGVAVEPYQLEPVSRAVGAPRVNLLLADDVGLGKTIEAGLVVQELMLRGRARRTMVVCPAGLTLKWRDEMAEKFGLEFTIVDSEHCARLRRTHGTAANPFRVHPLTIVSLPWLRGQKAQRLLDEVIGAPEESTDGEHKRFFDLLVLDEAHHVAPAAPKQVYAVDSQQTKLIRRLVPHFEHRLFLSATPHNGYPESYTALLELIDDQRFARGVDPDKEALRDTVVRRLKSSITERDGVTRRFRNRRMHDLSVDYTQQEREIHQLLSSFAELRRRKLTPKARGGRRAADLVTLLLKKRLFSSPAAFLHTVQVYLSHLEDTGPARGRTAAAEVPEWLEEFADLVADLDDTGLVDAEDDALTRSTSLTPAEDGQELDLLQEMERWALTHEAAPDSKAEALIAELKAVCRPDGKKWTNERVVVFTEYRDTQKWLHDLLQQEELTDGGRVERLHGGLSAEERERIRLGFQTDPSRAEGRVRILLATDAAGEGIDLQNHCHRLINYDIPFNPNKLEQRIGRIDRWGQKHDPEITHFIGSGWQQAQAGSYEADLEFLSRVAKKVARMEHDLGSVNAVLADAVQRRMTGDTAPVDIENAKPKPIKGRRTGGEVAPEQNVTAQTKRLADQYDETVSALGLTPGNVKRVVDTALALDNQPPLLPSTLRAEDFEPGDLFDVQPLSGSWERATRGLAHKLREGEQRPLTFSPAVAAQGRDDVVLAHLKHPLVALSTRLLTAAVWNADLIDLHRVTAVVSDDPAVTTTLVSAYARYVLVGTDGTRLHEEVLYSGGWFGDTGRFRRWESVNEQGRVLSHALTEGIEAALHLRKELTEAWPKLRDPLYRSLEARAGELGRQLESRLADRRAEEERRITATLDRFEATLRAKLKEEGEGEGEQLALLSTHELTGHERRQFEDDRRRWQERLEGLPAERERELAAIAARYREPRSHLFPAAVVFVIPAKEARR; encoded by the coding sequence ATGACGCCAGCAGCTCAGCGCGAGACCGAGCGGACGGGGGCGCAGCCGCTCCCCGAAGAGGGGAATCTGGTCGAGGTGCGCGGCCAGTCCTGGGTGGTCGCCCGCGTCGAGCCGTCCCCGGCCGCCCCCGACGGCGAGGAGAACCGGCGCCCCGCGACTCTGGTCCACCTCCAGTCCGTCGCCGACGGCCGCTTCGGCGACACCCTCTCCGTGATCTGGGAGGTCGAGCCCGGCCGCCGCGTCCTGCCCGCCGGCTCCCTGCCCGACGCCTCCACGGGCTCCTACGACTCCCCGAACCGCCTCGCCGCGTTCCTCGACGCCGTCCGCTGGTCCGCCGTCGCCTCCGCCGACGGCAGGACCCTCCAGGCCCCGTTCCGCTCCGGCGTCGCCGTCGAGCCGTACCAGCTGGAGCCGGTCTCCCGGGCGGTCGGCGCACCCCGCGTCAACCTCCTCCTCGCCGACGACGTCGGCCTCGGCAAGACCATCGAGGCCGGCCTCGTCGTGCAGGAACTCATGTTGCGCGGCCGGGCCCGCCGCACCATGGTCGTCTGCCCCGCCGGCCTCACCCTCAAGTGGCGCGACGAGATGGCCGAGAAGTTCGGCCTGGAGTTCACCATCGTCGACTCCGAGCACTGCGCCCGCCTGCGCCGCACCCACGGCACCGCCGCCAACCCCTTCCGGGTGCACCCGCTGACCATCGTCTCCCTGCCCTGGCTGCGCGGCCAGAAGGCCCAGCGCCTCCTCGACGAGGTCATCGGCGCCCCCGAGGAGAGCACGGACGGCGAGCACAAGCGCTTCTTCGACCTGCTGGTCCTCGACGAGGCGCACCACGTCGCGCCCGCCGCCCCCAAGCAGGTGTACGCGGTCGACTCCCAGCAGACCAAGCTGATCCGGCGCCTCGTCCCGCACTTCGAGCACCGGCTCTTCCTCTCCGCGACCCCGCACAACGGTTATCCCGAGTCGTACACGGCGCTCCTCGAACTCATCGACGACCAGCGCTTTGCACGCGGCGTCGACCCCGACAAGGAAGCCCTCAGGGACACGGTCGTACGACGCCTGAAGTCGTCCATCACGGAACGGGACGGCGTGACCCGCCGCTTCCGGAACCGCCGGATGCACGACCTCTCCGTCGACTACACCCAGCAGGAACGTGAAATCCACCAACTGCTCAGCTCCTTCGCCGAGTTGCGCCGCAGAAAGCTGACCCCGAAGGCCCGGGGCGGCCGCCGCGCCGCCGACCTGGTGACCCTGCTGCTGAAGAAGCGGCTGTTCTCCTCCCCGGCGGCCTTCCTCCACACCGTCCAGGTCTACCTCTCCCACCTGGAGGACACCGGCCCCGCGCGCGGCCGTACGGCAGCCGCCGAAGTCCCCGAGTGGCTGGAGGAGTTCGCCGACCTCGTCGCCGACCTCGACGACACGGGACTGGTCGACGCCGAGGACGACGCCCTTACCCGCTCCACCTCGCTCACCCCGGCGGAGGACGGCCAGGAACTGGACCTGCTCCAGGAGATGGAGCGCTGGGCCCTCACCCACGAGGCCGCGCCCGACTCCAAGGCCGAGGCGCTGATCGCCGAACTCAAGGCCGTCTGCCGGCCCGACGGCAAGAAGTGGACCAACGAACGGGTCGTGGTCTTCACCGAGTACCGCGACACCCAGAAGTGGCTCCACGACCTCCTCCAACAGGAGGAACTCACCGACGGGGGCCGCGTCGAGCGCCTGCACGGCGGCCTGTCCGCCGAGGAGCGCGAGCGCATCCGCCTCGGCTTCCAAACCGATCCGTCCCGCGCGGAGGGCAGGGTCCGCATCCTCCTGGCCACCGACGCCGCCGGCGAGGGCATCGACCTCCAGAACCACTGCCACCGCCTGATCAACTACGACATCCCCTTCAACCCCAACAAGCTCGAACAGCGCATCGGCCGTATCGACCGCTGGGGTCAGAAGCACGACCCGGAAATCACCCACTTCATCGGCTCCGGCTGGCAGCAGGCGCAGGCCGGCTCGTACGAGGCCGACCTGGAGTTCCTCTCCCGGGTCGCCAAGAAGGTCGCGCGTATGGAGCACGACCTCGGCTCCGTCAACGCCGTCCTCGCCGACGCCGTCCAGCGCCGGATGACCGGCGACACCGCACCGGTCGACATCGAGAACGCCAAGCCCAAGCCGATCAAAGGCCGCCGCACGGGCGGCGAGGTCGCCCCGGAGCAGAACGTCACCGCGCAGACGAAGCGGCTCGCCGACCAGTACGACGAGACGGTGAGCGCGCTCGGCCTCACCCCGGGCAACGTCAAGCGCGTCGTGGACACCGCGCTGGCGCTGGACAACCAGCCGCCGCTGCTGCCGTCCACGCTGCGGGCGGAGGACTTCGAGCCGGGCGACCTCTTCGACGTGCAGCCCCTGTCCGGCAGTTGGGAGCGGGCCACCCGCGGTCTCGCGCACAAGCTCCGCGAGGGCGAGCAACGCCCGCTCACCTTCTCCCCGGCGGTGGCCGCCCAGGGCAGGGACGACGTGGTCCTCGCCCACCTCAAGCACCCGCTCGTCGCCCTCTCCACGCGCCTGCTGACCGCCGCCGTCTGGAACGCGGACCTGATCGACCTCCACCGCGTCACCGCCGTCGTCTCCGACGACCCCGCCGTGACCACGACCCTCGTCTCCGCCTACGCCCGGTATGTCCTCGTCGGCACCGACGGCACCCGCCTGCACGAGGAAGTGCTGTACTCGGGCGGCTGGTTCGGCGACACCGGACGCTTCCGCCGCTGGGAGTCGGTGAACGAACAGGGCAGGGTCCTCTCCCACGCACTCACCGAGGGCATCGAGGCGGCCCTGCACCTGCGCAAGGAACTCACCGAGGCCTGGCCGAAACTCCGCGACCCGCTCTACCGGTCCCTGGAGGCCCGCGCCGGCGAACTCGGCCGCCAGCTGGAGAGCAGACTCGCCGACCGCCGGGCGGAGGAGGAACGCCGTATCACCGCGACCCTCGACCGCTTCGAGGCCACCCTGCGCGCCAAGCTCAAGGAGGAGGGCGAAGGGGAGGGCGAACAGCTCGCGCTGCTGTCCACCCACGAGCTGACCGGCCACGAGCGCCGCCAGTTCGAGGACGACCGCCGCCGCTGGCAGGAACGCCTCGAAGGGCTCCCCGCCGAACGCGAACGCGAACTCGCCGCCATCGCCGCCCGCTACCGCGAGCCCCGCTCCCACCTCTTCCCCGCCGCCGTCGTCTTCGTGATCCCCGCAAAGGAAGCCCGCCGATGA
- a CDS encoding Eco57I restriction-modification methylase domain-containing protein, translating to MSPRRPMSAGVAAAKAQAADGRRQHQEWLDLTEVSGPFLTMPVLLRAWPQLDALEEDERARLRARHADWQTDTTAGRDEWVAYVLGRLLCWDDALAFRQGDSEHHGLDRLTLRVAEHNTEVRPDFALVEPDTDLAVEPDAESAAKRVRLLGMTVPSGTAPTARVGGGGDWSAAPADRLARLLRHHGVPLGLVTDGRWWCLVWAPLGGVTTTAVFDSIGWNERAERNVVRAFVSLLRRRRFFEYDDAETLVGLLKASVAAGEDVTEALGVQVRQAVELLVDAIGRADVRAVEHGAPGLHASGVSAGEVYRGAVAVMMRVVFLLFAEERGLLPADNEVYARSYSARFLRDELKARADEEGETSLEHTTSAWHRLIALFHAVHGGVDHPGSGFHLPAYDGSIFDPDKYPWLERTTPLLPIDDRTVLHMLQAVQEVRVGKGKDREVRTLSFRALDVEQIGYVYEGLLSFDGRRATEHMVGLIGPEGLEHEVTLRELEALAAKAGGSVKTLATSIHEKWKDPKPPATAGQLEKKLAPLGTEDAAEARRRLNAVTKDPALTERLLPFVGILRDDLRGLPTVIPNGALYVTESSLRKNTGTHYTPRFLAEEVVLHALEPLVYEPGPLQTADTGEWRLKSADQILDLKVADIAMGSAAFLVAACRYLGDRLIEAWESEGRADAMAYRAGRAVDALTAADAEQDPVVVEARRQIIEHCLYGVDINPMAVEMAKLSLWLVSMDPGRPFTFLDDRLVAGDSLLGVHDMEQIQSVHMKPDQQTDILAEQARQLVDQLTRERLAITAIKGVDLPALQEKRERLEEVNRHSRRLRLVGDLIAGAALATCASGRVPWYEEEGGERVRDLFPRAAWIVQRIMEDGVEDDSEVVRAARATAEEWLGAELPEGALERRPVHWPLVFPEVFSRGGGFDAIVGNPPFLGGQKLTGAMGDAYREYMVDYLAGGKRGSADLVAYFELRAHELLNGSGQTGLIATNTLAQGDTREVGLDQLDLAGVVIRRAIKSAPWPSSSAVLEYCAVWTSGAVIADNATCVLGKSVAPKGISTSLTPATRERFWGEPLLSNGGLCFQGSIVLGLGFTMPESEAHAWIEQDQRYGEILFPYLNGQDVNGHPEHGTVRWVINFHDWSESRAGEYALAYGKVLRDVKPERLKVKFSKSAREQWWLYERRRPELYQRLAVNERCIVMTRHTHTVMPVMVPTGPVFSEATVVFASNSYELLALLSSAPHYWWAIDRASTMKGDLRYTPTDVFETLARPPFTSRLRVAGIHLDAYRRELMRSRNVGLTEIYNLFHRSDCQDGDVVELRQIHKEVDVAAIEAYGWHDLLDNDGETAPVHPTHETYPLDHSFHETDQGTRYTIGLLARTEIIDRLRQLNHQAYADEVHLGLHKGVTEKKAREKYPDLPPPSPEAIRKRKEQLAARGGSDFGEGAEGALF from the coding sequence ATGAGCCCCCGCCGCCCCATGAGCGCCGGAGTAGCCGCAGCCAAGGCCCAGGCCGCCGACGGCCGCCGGCAGCACCAGGAGTGGCTCGACCTCACCGAGGTCTCCGGCCCCTTCCTGACCATGCCCGTCCTCCTGCGCGCCTGGCCCCAGCTCGACGCCCTGGAGGAGGACGAGCGCGCCCGCCTCCGCGCCCGCCACGCCGACTGGCAGACGGACACGACGGCGGGCCGCGACGAGTGGGTGGCCTACGTGCTCGGCCGCCTGCTGTGCTGGGACGACGCGTTGGCGTTCCGCCAGGGCGACTCCGAGCACCACGGCCTCGACCGCCTCACCCTGCGCGTCGCGGAGCACAACACTGAGGTGCGGCCCGACTTCGCGCTGGTCGAACCGGACACGGACCTCGCGGTCGAACCGGACGCGGAGTCCGCCGCCAAGCGCGTACGCCTGCTCGGCATGACGGTCCCGTCCGGCACGGCGCCCACGGCCCGCGTCGGCGGTGGCGGCGACTGGTCCGCGGCCCCCGCCGACCGCCTGGCCCGCCTCCTGCGCCACCACGGCGTACCGCTCGGCCTGGTCACCGACGGCCGCTGGTGGTGCCTGGTCTGGGCCCCGCTCGGCGGCGTCACGACCACGGCCGTCTTCGACTCCATCGGCTGGAACGAGCGGGCCGAGCGCAACGTCGTCCGCGCGTTCGTGTCCCTGCTGCGCCGCCGCCGATTCTTCGAGTACGACGACGCCGAGACGCTGGTCGGCCTGCTGAAGGCGAGCGTCGCGGCGGGCGAGGACGTCACCGAGGCGCTGGGCGTCCAGGTCCGCCAGGCCGTCGAACTCCTCGTGGACGCCATAGGGCGCGCCGATGTGCGGGCGGTCGAGCACGGGGCGCCGGGCCTGCACGCGTCCGGTGTCAGCGCGGGTGAGGTCTACCGCGGCGCGGTCGCGGTCATGATGCGCGTCGTCTTCCTGCTGTTCGCGGAGGAGCGGGGTCTGCTCCCGGCGGACAACGAGGTGTACGCCCGCTCCTACTCCGCCCGCTTCCTGCGCGACGAGCTGAAGGCGCGGGCGGACGAGGAGGGCGAGACGTCGCTGGAGCACACGACGTCCGCGTGGCACCGCCTGATCGCCCTCTTCCACGCCGTACATGGGGGAGTGGACCACCCGGGTTCGGGCTTCCACCTCCCGGCCTACGACGGCTCGATCTTCGACCCCGACAAGTACCCGTGGCTGGAGCGCACCACCCCGCTCCTCCCCATCGACGACCGCACGGTCCTGCACATGCTCCAGGCGGTCCAGGAGGTCCGCGTCGGCAAGGGCAAGGACCGCGAGGTCCGCACGCTCAGCTTCCGCGCGCTGGACGTCGAGCAGATCGGTTACGTGTACGAGGGTCTGCTGTCCTTCGACGGGCGCCGGGCGACTGAGCACATGGTGGGGCTGATCGGCCCCGAGGGCCTGGAACACGAGGTCACCCTGCGGGAGTTGGAGGCGCTGGCGGCGAAGGCCGGCGGTTCCGTGAAGACCCTCGCCACGTCCATCCACGAGAAGTGGAAGGACCCGAAGCCCCCGGCGACGGCTGGCCAGTTGGAGAAGAAGCTCGCCCCGCTGGGCACGGAGGACGCGGCGGAGGCCCGGCGCCGGCTGAACGCGGTGACGAAGGACCCGGCGCTGACGGAGCGGCTGCTGCCGTTCGTCGGCATCCTCCGTGACGACCTGCGGGGCCTGCCGACGGTCATCCCGAACGGCGCGCTGTACGTCACGGAGTCCTCCCTGAGGAAGAACACGGGCACGCACTACACGCCCCGCTTCCTGGCGGAGGAGGTCGTGCTGCACGCGCTGGAGCCGCTGGTGTACGAGCCCGGCCCGCTCCAGACGGCGGATACGGGGGAGTGGCGCCTGAAGTCGGCGGACCAGATCCTCGACCTGAAGGTCGCGGACATCGCGATGGGCTCGGCGGCGTTCCTGGTCGCGGCCTGCCGTTACCTGGGTGACCGCCTGATCGAGGCGTGGGAGTCCGAGGGCCGCGCGGACGCGATGGCGTACCGGGCGGGCCGGGCCGTGGACGCCCTGACGGCGGCGGACGCGGAGCAGGACCCGGTGGTCGTCGAGGCGCGACGCCAGATCATCGAGCACTGCCTGTACGGCGTCGACATCAACCCGATGGCCGTGGAGATGGCCAAGCTGTCGCTGTGGCTGGTGTCGATGGACCCGGGGCGGCCGTTCACGTTCCTGGACGACCGGTTGGTGGCGGGCGACTCGCTGCTGGGCGTGCACGACATGGAGCAGATCCAGTCGGTGCACATGAAGCCAGACCAGCAGACCGACATCCTGGCCGAGCAGGCCCGGCAGCTGGTGGACCAGCTGACGCGGGAGCGGTTGGCCATCACAGCCATCAAGGGCGTGGACTTGCCGGCGCTCCAGGAGAAGCGGGAGCGGCTGGAGGAGGTCAACCGGCATTCGCGGCGACTGCGGTTGGTGGGGGACCTCATCGCGGGGGCCGCGCTGGCTACTTGTGCTTCGGGGCGGGTGCCTTGGTACGAGGAGGAGGGCGGGGAGCGGGTGCGGGATCTGTTCCCGCGCGCTGCGTGGATCGTGCAGCGGATCATGGAGGACGGGGTTGAGGACGACTCCGAGGTGGTGCGGGCGGCCCGGGCTACGGCGGAGGAGTGGCTGGGGGCGGAGCTGCCGGAGGGGGCCTTGGAGCGGCGGCCGGTGCATTGGCCGTTGGTGTTTCCGGAGGTGTTTTCGCGCGGGGGCGGGTTCGACGCGATTGTGGGTAACCCGCCGTTCTTGGGTGGCCAGAAACTCACTGGCGCAATGGGTGACGCATACCGGGAGTACATGGTCGACTACCTGGCGGGCGGCAAGCGAGGGAGTGCCGACCTGGTAGCGTATTTCGAACTGCGGGCGCATGAGCTGCTGAACGGAAGCGGGCAGACGGGACTCATCGCCACCAATACCCTGGCCCAGGGAGACACACGTGAGGTTGGGCTCGACCAGCTTGACCTTGCTGGGGTGGTGATCCGGCGGGCAATCAAGAGTGCTCCGTGGCCGTCAAGTTCAGCAGTGCTGGAGTACTGCGCGGTGTGGACTAGTGGAGCGGTGATTGCTGATAACGCGACGTGCGTGTTGGGGAAGTCCGTTGCACCTAAGGGAATCTCAACCTCGCTAACTCCGGCTACGCGGGAACGATTTTGGGGTGAGCCTCTTTTGAGTAATGGAGGCCTTTGCTTTCAGGGCTCAATCGTTCTTGGGCTTGGGTTCACTATGCCCGAGAGTGAAGCCCATGCTTGGATTGAGCAGGATCAACGTTATGGAGAAATCCTGTTCCCCTATCTCAACGGTCAAGATGTGAACGGTCATCCGGAGCATGGAACAGTGCGATGGGTGATTAACTTTCACGACTGGTCGGAGAGTCGCGCAGGGGAGTATGCGTTGGCTTACGGCAAGGTTCTGCGTGACGTGAAACCAGAACGGTTGAAAGTTAAGTTTAGCAAGTCGGCACGTGAGCAGTGGTGGCTTTACGAACGAAGGCGACCGGAGTTGTATCAGCGGCTCGCGGTGAATGAGCGTTGCATCGTCATGACGCGACACACTCATACGGTAATGCCGGTAATGGTTCCTACGGGCCCAGTGTTCAGCGAGGCCACGGTTGTCTTTGCTTCCAATAGCTATGAGCTCTTGGCTTTGCTGAGTAGTGCTCCTCACTATTGGTGGGCAATCGATCGCGCCTCCACTATGAAAGGTGACCTTCGCTATACTCCAACTGACGTTTTTGAGACCCTTGCGCGCCCTCCGTTCACCTCTCGTCTTCGTGTTGCTGGGATCCATCTCGACGCCTATCGTCGCGAATTGATGAGATCGCGCAATGTTGGCCTCACTGAGATTTACAACTTGTTTCATAGAAGCGACTGTCAGGACGGGGATGTTGTCGAACTTCGCCAAATTCATAAAGAGGTCGACGTTGCCGCCATCGAGGCGTACGGCTGGCATGACCTACTGGACAACGATGGGGAGACAGCACCCGTTCATCCGACCCACGAGACCTACCCGCTCGACCACAGCTTCCACGAGACCGACCAAGGCACCCGTTACACCATCGGCCTCCTCGCCCGAACCGAGATCATCGACCGCTTGCGCCAGCTGAACCACCAGGCATACGCCGACGAGGTTCACCTCGGCTTGCATAAGGGCGTGACGGAGAAGAAGGCGAGGGAGAAGTATCCCGACCTGCCCCCGCCGTCGCCCGAGGCCATTCGGAAGCGAAAGGAGCAGCTTGCCGCGCGAGGTGGGTCGGATTTCGGAGAGGGCGCTGAGGGCGCCCTGTTCTGA
- a CDS encoding DUF397 domain-containing protein produces MSVERMAEHVDGLHWFKSSYSGSDGGDCVEVAAGMGAVYVRDSKVVGGGPMLRIGRGEWAAFVALAVE; encoded by the coding sequence ATGAGCGTGGAGCGGATGGCCGAGCACGTGGACGGGCTGCACTGGTTCAAGAGCAGCTACAGCGGATCGGACGGCGGCGACTGCGTGGAGGTGGCCGCCGGCATGGGCGCCGTGTACGTACGGGACTCGAAGGTTGTGGGTGGCGGGCCGATGCTGCGGATCGGCCGGGGCGAGTGGGCGGCGTTCGTGGCGCTCGCGGTGGAGTAG
- a CDS encoding helix-turn-helix domain-containing protein — MEGRGTVRTVRDVRDTRTRRGAKTKDEGPDVPGEWSAYGVLLQYLRKRAGLNQQQLGDAIGYSLEQVASVEQGRRPAKVAFTAAAERALEAGGVLEALQGEVDRAKLPRFLRNFALFEAEAVSRFSYDPLLVPGLLQTEAYARAVFAGHCPPLSEEIIDQHTEARLSRQKLLTRVPLAELSFIISEEALRDPVGSPEVMRAQWQRVLEVAALRNVEVQVMPVRRGFHPGKNGPFVVVETHEHKQLGYFESQGVGCIVSEPAEVSAFALRYGKLRSQALNVEESARLIERMVGET; from the coding sequence ATGGAAGGGCGTGGGACTGTGAGGACGGTACGGGACGTACGGGACACGCGGACGAGGCGGGGCGCGAAGACGAAGGACGAGGGGCCCGATGTGCCGGGCGAGTGGTCGGCGTACGGGGTGCTGTTGCAGTACCTGCGCAAGCGGGCCGGGCTGAACCAGCAGCAACTCGGGGACGCGATCGGCTACTCCCTGGAGCAGGTGGCCTCAGTCGAGCAGGGGCGGCGGCCGGCGAAGGTCGCGTTCACGGCGGCGGCGGAGCGGGCGCTGGAGGCTGGCGGGGTTTTGGAGGCACTCCAGGGAGAGGTGGATCGGGCGAAGTTGCCGAGGTTCTTGAGGAACTTCGCGCTCTTCGAGGCGGAGGCGGTGAGCCGCTTCTCGTACGATCCGCTGCTGGTACCCGGGCTGTTGCAGACGGAGGCGTATGCGAGGGCGGTGTTCGCCGGGCACTGTCCGCCGCTCAGCGAGGAGATCATCGACCAGCACACGGAAGCGCGACTGAGTCGGCAGAAGCTGCTCACGCGAGTGCCGCTCGCCGAGTTGTCCTTCATCATCAGCGAGGAGGCATTGCGCGATCCGGTGGGCAGCCCGGAGGTGATGCGTGCACAGTGGCAACGGGTACTGGAGGTGGCCGCGTTGCGGAACGTGGAAGTCCAAGTCATGCCCGTTCGGCGGGGCTTCCACCCGGGCAAGAACGGCCCGTTTGTGGTGGTGGAGACGCACGAGCACAAGCAACTTGGGTACTTCGAGTCCCAAGGCGTTGGGTGCATCGTCTCAGAGCCCGCCGAGGTCAGTGCCTTCGCCTTGCGGTATGGCAAGCTGCGATCGCAGGCCTTGAACGTCGAGGAGTCTGCGCGACTCATCGAACGGATGGTTGGAGAGACATGA
- a CDS encoding ATP-binding protein, whose product MTHHQLTDEAKPPHAPTRQLTLRFSGTRRGARLARRLAVQQLTEWTGLSYDSDPARAVALVTAELASNAVRHGSLPGRDFRLTLLLLPHGFRIEVTDTRPERLPPPVPSQPADGTSGRGLLLVQAYADRWGYMVRDTYTKMVWVEVQLRTTAS is encoded by the coding sequence GTGACCCACCATCAGCTCACCGACGAGGCAAAGCCGCCTCACGCTCCCACCCGCCAACTGACCCTGCGCTTCAGCGGCACCAGACGCGGCGCCCGCCTCGCCCGCCGGCTCGCCGTCCAGCAGCTCACCGAGTGGACGGGCCTCTCGTACGACTCCGACCCGGCCCGCGCCGTCGCCCTCGTCACCGCCGAGCTGGCGTCGAACGCGGTCCGCCACGGCAGCCTCCCCGGTCGGGACTTCCGCCTGACGCTGCTGCTCCTGCCCCACGGCTTCCGAATCGAGGTGACGGACACTCGCCCCGAGCGCCTCCCGCCGCCCGTGCCCTCGCAGCCCGCCGACGGGACCTCAGGCCGCGGACTGCTTCTCGTCCAGGCGTACGCGGACCGGTGGGGATACATGGTTCGCGACACGTACACGAAGATGGTCTGGGTGGAGGTGCAGCTCCGCACTACGGCCTCATGA
- a CDS encoding CCA tRNA nucleotidyltransferase has translation MVRRSFSEWKDDSRRLQAAPGKRPMIRTYGPESELSPYEVQAAGYALRFRCETRDGTREVSIGTQSPDHTVQWTILERCRLSDLGLVTPSLEVASEGDVLRLKTAEGAATSAPQPRRQATERDKVRGREKQPWATDSPPHQTAGAALQETVDPRVEAARAGLPPVVDDLLHRFTAAGLGLTLVGTSVRQALEGNVGHELDFVTESDVQQIRQIIHGWGDEVRVHREHTPGVVSLRKQSDTDNYSLRISACPTPPHDRSPRSRRAVHEKALEAYLRRRDFTIDAMALGLSRVTLTDLFGGLRDLERRVLRTPRAPTASIANDPPLMLRVVRGAARLGFEPVSELRDAMHTMARRVTEVPAEHVREELTATMLAARPSTGLRLLVDTRLAEHVLPELPALRFESAEHHRHKDIYEHTLKVLDQAIALETDGPDLTLRLAALLHDIGTPRTRRTGRDGRVSFHHHEVVGRNMARKRLRALAYPGQLIEDVARLVELHLRFHGYVDGRWTDPAVRRYVRDAGPLLGRLHQLTRADCTTRNQRKANALARAYDSLEERIEHLAVEDERQSARPDLNGHQIMEVLGIRPGAELGRAYEYMRDLRIEKGPMNFETARDALLEWRARRDR, from the coding sequence ATGGTCCGCCGCTCCTTCTCCGAGTGGAAGGACGACAGCAGAAGGCTCCAAGCCGCGCCCGGCAAGCGCCCAATGATTCGCACATACGGGCCGGAGAGCGAACTCTCCCCCTACGAGGTACAGGCCGCCGGATACGCGCTGCGCTTCCGGTGCGAGACGCGTGACGGCACGCGAGAGGTGTCGATCGGTACGCAGTCGCCTGATCACACGGTTCAGTGGACGATTCTCGAACGGTGCCGCCTGAGCGACCTGGGACTCGTGACGCCGTCCCTCGAAGTGGCTTCGGAGGGCGACGTTCTGCGTCTCAAGACAGCGGAGGGGGCTGCGACGTCGGCGCCTCAGCCACGGCGACAGGCAACCGAACGGGACAAGGTGCGCGGGCGGGAGAAGCAGCCGTGGGCGACGGATTCCCCACCACACCAGACGGCCGGGGCCGCACTCCAGGAAACTGTCGATCCCCGGGTGGAGGCGGCGCGGGCAGGGCTCCCGCCGGTCGTCGACGATCTCCTGCATCGTTTCACGGCCGCGGGGTTGGGCCTCACGCTGGTCGGCACCTCGGTGCGCCAGGCGCTGGAGGGGAACGTCGGTCACGAACTCGACTTCGTCACGGAATCCGACGTGCAGCAGATACGACAGATCATTCACGGCTGGGGAGACGAGGTCCGGGTTCACCGAGAACACACACCCGGTGTCGTGAGCCTGCGCAAGCAGTCGGACACCGACAACTACAGCCTGCGGATCAGCGCATGTCCGACACCGCCGCACGACCGTTCCCCCAGATCCCGACGTGCGGTACACGAGAAGGCGTTGGAGGCATACCTGCGGCGCAGGGATTTCACCATCGACGCCATGGCCCTCGGACTGTCGCGCGTGACCCTGACGGATCTCTTCGGCGGCCTTCGGGACCTGGAGCGGCGCGTACTGCGCACGCCGCGCGCGCCTACGGCGTCGATCGCCAACGACCCGCCGCTGATGCTTCGAGTGGTTCGCGGTGCGGCCCGACTTGGCTTCGAACCGGTATCGGAGCTGAGGGACGCGATGCACACCATGGCGCGACGAGTCACCGAGGTCCCAGCTGAACACGTGCGGGAGGAGCTCACGGCTACCATGCTCGCGGCCCGGCCCAGTACCGGTCTGCGCCTGTTGGTCGACACGCGACTCGCCGAACACGTCCTGCCGGAGCTGCCGGCCCTGCGGTTCGAAAGCGCCGAACATCACCGTCACAAGGACATCTACGAGCACACACTGAAGGTCCTCGACCAGGCCATCGCCCTGGAGACGGACGGGCCCGACCTGACACTGCGGTTGGCGGCGTTGCTCCACGACATCGGTACGCCACGCACCCGCCGGACCGGCCGGGACGGTCGTGTCTCCTTCCACCACCACGAGGTAGTGGGGCGCAATATGGCCCGCAAACGTCTTCGTGCCCTGGCGTATCCGGGGCAACTGATCGAGGATGTCGCCCGGTTGGTGGAGCTGCATCTCCGGTTCCACGGCTATGTCGACGGGCGGTGGACCGACCCCGCTGTGCGTCGTTACGTTCGCGACGCAGGCCCGCTGCTCGGCCGGCTGCACCAGCTGACCCGCGCCGACTGCACCACGCGCAACCAACGGAAGGCGAATGCCCTCGCGCGTGCCTACGACTCCCTGGAAGAGCGCATCGAGCACCTGGCTGTCGAGGACGAACGGCAGTCCGCCCGTCCGGACCTCAACGGCCACCAGATCATGGAGGTTCTCGGCATCCGTCCCGGGGCCGAGCTTGGAAGAGCCTATGAATACATGCGGGACCTCCGCATCGAGAAAGGCCCCATGAATTTCGAGACGGCCAGGGACGCGCTGCTGGAATGGCGAGCCCGGCGGGACCGCTGA